One window from the genome of Amycolatopsis sp. NBC_01480 encodes:
- a CDS encoding protein kinase family protein, translated as MDTRRSEQAGEASRSGIRAQGGSLAPGRVVGDGRYRLLAQFGVDERAAAHLWRARDGQLKRDVALTLLVGDPADPEAARLARRTLERAAHASKFGHGGVARVLDVLSLGSGVTSSEGLLGVVVAEWTKGSDLVDLVAQRPVAPAAAARMVQALAEAVEHAHQNGLVLGLDHPQRLRLTPNGALKLAFPGPLPEATLRDDVKALGAVLYLLLTGRWALPGGPPAIPAAPLTPQGLVVPPRTLVPAVPPELSSLAVRTIEDGGNGGIRTSSAILRVLGQVADEEERTQLIKAVGDSDEAPADGTLWTTKKPVKDVARRRKLAFGVTVLVVATVVILAWGGLMLINLFQGDSKASGPTINVAAPSSQNAPPPANSATPPPSSPAQPKIGAAVTPTSASVYNPEGSGDNSGRAKNTIDGDPGTTWRTDQYQQQLPVLKSGVGIVVSFDNPVNLAQVKITADSPGTKVEIRSADSKNPKLADTKVVGSGDLNAADTTITLQQPTQSQYFIVWITQLGDDGNGGFISQIGELSFLPAG; from the coding sequence GTGGACACGAGACGGAGCGAACAGGCAGGGGAGGCCAGCCGTTCGGGCATACGTGCCCAGGGCGGCTCGCTGGCCCCGGGCCGGGTCGTCGGCGACGGCCGGTACCGCCTGCTCGCGCAGTTCGGGGTGGACGAACGGGCCGCCGCGCACCTGTGGCGGGCACGCGATGGGCAGCTCAAGCGCGACGTCGCGCTGACCCTGCTGGTCGGTGATCCGGCGGACCCGGAGGCCGCGAGGCTGGCCCGGCGGACACTGGAGCGCGCGGCGCACGCGTCGAAGTTCGGCCACGGCGGTGTCGCCAGGGTCCTCGACGTGCTGAGCCTCGGCAGCGGCGTGACCTCGAGCGAGGGGCTGCTCGGCGTCGTCGTCGCGGAGTGGACCAAGGGCAGTGACCTGGTCGACCTCGTCGCGCAGCGGCCGGTGGCGCCCGCGGCGGCCGCGCGGATGGTGCAGGCGCTCGCCGAAGCGGTGGAGCACGCGCACCAGAACGGCCTGGTCCTCGGCCTCGACCACCCCCAGCGCCTGCGGCTCACGCCGAACGGCGCGTTGAAGCTCGCGTTTCCCGGCCCGCTGCCGGAGGCGACGCTGCGTGACGACGTGAAAGCGCTCGGCGCGGTCCTTTACCTGCTGCTCACCGGCCGTTGGGCGTTGCCGGGCGGGCCGCCCGCGATCCCCGCGGCGCCGCTGACCCCGCAGGGCCTGGTCGTGCCGCCGCGCACGCTGGTGCCCGCGGTGCCGCCGGAGCTGTCCTCGCTGGCCGTCCGCACGATCGAGGACGGCGGCAACGGCGGCATCCGGACCAGCTCGGCGATCCTGCGCGTGCTCGGCCAGGTGGCCGACGAGGAGGAGCGCACCCAGCTGATCAAGGCGGTCGGCGACAGCGACGAGGCCCCGGCCGACGGCACGCTGTGGACCACCAAGAAGCCGGTGAAAGACGTGGCGCGGCGGCGGAAGCTGGCGTTCGGCGTCACCGTGCTGGTGGTCGCCACCGTGGTGATCCTGGCCTGGGGCGGGCTGATGCTGATCAACCTGTTCCAGGGCGATTCGAAGGCCAGCGGCCCGACGATCAACGTCGCGGCGCCGAGCAGCCAGAACGCGCCGCCGCCGGCGAACTCGGCCACGCCCCCGCCGTCCTCGCCGGCCCAGCCGAAGATCGGCGCGGCGGTCACCCCGACGTCGGCGAGCGTCTACAACCCGGAAGGCTCGGGCGACAACTCGGGACGCGCGAAGAACACCATCGACGGCGATCCCGGCACGACCTGGCGCACCGACCAGTACCAGCAGCAGCTGCCGGTGCTGAAGTCCGGCGTCGGCATCGTGGTCTCGTTCGACAACCCGGTGAACCTGGCCCAGGTGAAGATCACCGCCGACAGCCCGGGCACGAAGGTCGAAATCCGGTCCGCGGACAGCAAGAACCCGAAGCTGGCCGACACCAAGGTGGTCGGCTCCGGCGATCTGAACGCGGCCGACACCACCATCACCCTCCAGCAGCCGACGCAGAGCCAGTACTTCATCGTCTGGATCACCCAGCTGGGTGACGACGGCAACGGCGGCTTCATCAGCCAGATCGGCGAACTGAGCTTCCTGCCTGCGGGGTGA
- the sigM gene encoding RNA polymerase sigma factor SigM yields MTAAAPTDADLIAAHAAGDPHAFSELVRRHRDRLWAVALRTLRDPEEAADALQEAFISAFRAAGNFRAESQVTTWLHRIVVNACLDRIRRRQARPTVPLPETGFNEPASPRDSMAEKETSLLVRAALEQLPEDQRAPILLVDVEGYSVAETAKMLGIAEGTVKSRCARGRGKLAKVLGHLRNPDAHGGVPTNESKRKRATSEGSRSAGRADGSPGNGEGR; encoded by the coding sequence GTGACGGCTGCAGCTCCCACGGATGCTGATCTCATAGCGGCGCACGCCGCCGGGGATCCGCATGCGTTCAGTGAACTGGTCCGGCGACATCGGGACCGCCTCTGGGCGGTCGCGCTGCGGACCCTGCGGGATCCGGAGGAGGCCGCGGACGCGCTGCAGGAGGCGTTCATCTCGGCCTTCCGCGCGGCGGGCAACTTCCGCGCCGAGTCCCAGGTGACCACCTGGCTGCACCGGATCGTCGTCAACGCCTGCCTCGACCGGATCCGCCGCCGCCAGGCCCGGCCCACCGTCCCGCTGCCCGAAACCGGCTTCAACGAGCCGGCGTCGCCGCGCGACTCGATGGCGGAGAAGGAAACCAGCCTGCTCGTCCGCGCCGCCCTGGAGCAGCTGCCCGAGGACCAGCGCGCACCGATCCTGCTCGTCGACGTCGAGGGTTATTCGGTGGCCGAGACGGCGAAGATGCTCGGCATCGCCGAGGGCACCGTGAAGAGCCGATGTGCCAGGGGACGCGGGAAACTCGCGAAGGTTCTCGGGCATCTGCGGAACCCCGATGCGCACGGAGGCGTCCCAACTAACGAAAGCAAACGCAAGCGCGCCACTTCGGAGGGGTCCCGGAGTGCCGGGCGGGCCGACGGCTCGCCGGGGAACGGGGAGGGACGATGA
- the trxB gene encoding thioredoxin-disulfide reductase, which produces MAAEEIRNLIVVGSGPAGYTAAVYAARAQLEPLVFEGTQFGGALMTTTEVENFPGFRDGIQGPDLMEEMRKQAERFGAELRAEDVESLELTGDVKYVVANGKRYAARAVILAMGAAARYLNVPGEQDLLGRGVSACATCDGFFFRDHDIVVAGGGDSAMEEATFLTKFAKSVTIVHRRDEFRASKIMLERARANEKIKWQLNSQITGVEGDGKVQGVKVKDTRTGDEQTLDVTGFFVAIGHDPRSALVKGQVDVDEDGYVVTQGRTSYTNVPGVFAAGDLVDRTYRQAITAAGSGCSAAIDAERWLAEHGDADAHEAPELVGGGYGPGVH; this is translated from the coding sequence GTGGCTGCCGAGGAAATCAGGAACCTGATCGTGGTCGGGTCTGGTCCTGCCGGTTACACCGCCGCGGTCTACGCGGCACGCGCACAGCTTGAGCCGCTGGTGTTCGAGGGCACCCAGTTCGGCGGTGCGCTGATGACCACCACGGAGGTCGAGAACTTCCCCGGCTTCCGCGACGGCATCCAAGGGCCGGACCTGATGGAGGAGATGCGCAAGCAGGCCGAGCGCTTCGGCGCCGAGCTGCGCGCGGAGGACGTCGAATCGCTGGAGCTGACGGGCGACGTGAAGTACGTCGTCGCGAACGGCAAGCGCTACGCGGCCCGCGCGGTCATCCTCGCCATGGGCGCGGCCGCGCGCTACCTGAACGTGCCGGGTGAGCAGGACCTGCTCGGCCGCGGTGTGTCGGCCTGTGCGACGTGTGACGGCTTCTTCTTCCGGGACCACGACATCGTCGTGGCCGGCGGCGGCGACTCCGCGATGGAGGAGGCGACCTTCCTGACCAAGTTCGCCAAGTCCGTCACGATCGTGCACCGCCGGGACGAGTTCCGGGCGTCGAAGATCATGCTCGAGCGCGCCCGCGCGAACGAGAAGATCAAGTGGCAGCTGAACTCCCAGATCACCGGCGTCGAGGGTGACGGGAAGGTCCAGGGCGTCAAGGTCAAGGACACCCGGACCGGCGACGAGCAGACGCTGGACGTCACCGGCTTCTTCGTCGCGATCGGCCACGACCCGCGCAGCGCGCTGGTCAAGGGCCAGGTCGACGTCGACGAGGACGGCTACGTCGTCACGCAGGGGCGCACGTCTTACACGAACGTGCCCGGCGTGTTCGCGGCCGGCGACCTGGTGGACCGCACCTACCGGCAGGCCATCACGGCGGCCGGCTCCGGCTGCAGCGCCGCGATCGACGCGGAACGATGGCTGGCGGAGCACGGCGACGCCGACGCCCACGAGGCCCCTGAACTGGTCGGCGGCGGCTACGGCCCCGGCGTCCACTGA
- the trxA gene encoding thioredoxin: protein MTNTVKVTDKSFVDDVLTSDKPVLVDFWATWCGPCKMVAPVLEEIAAENGEKITVAKLDIDENPNTARDYQVMSIPTLILFQGGKPVKQIVGAKPKAALLSDLSDVL from the coding sequence ATGACCAACACCGTGAAGGTGACGGACAAGTCGTTCGTCGACGACGTGCTGACCAGCGACAAGCCCGTGCTGGTCGACTTCTGGGCCACCTGGTGCGGCCCGTGCAAGATGGTCGCCCCGGTGCTCGAGGAGATCGCGGCCGAGAACGGCGAGAAGATCACCGTCGCGAAGCTCGACATCGACGAGAACCCGAACACGGCGCGTGACTACCAGGTGATGTCGATCCCGACGCTGATCCTGTTCCAGGGCGGCAAACCGGTGAAGCAGATCGTCGGCGCCAAGCCGAAGGCCGCGCTGCTTTCGGACCTCTCGGACGTCCTCTGA